One window of the Cotesia glomerata isolate CgM1 linkage group LG10, MPM_Cglom_v2.3, whole genome shotgun sequence genome contains the following:
- the LOC123273455 gene encoding leucine-rich repeat-containing protein 57, which produces MKKEIMGNTVKIKQHYETAKKTGILNISNRQMMEIPANMKQLSEILRTLDLSQNSFKVLPDEIGIYSILKQLNLSHNKLQGLPETIGNLVKLEILNASFNQLKSLPESLSNLSHLKQVNLSENQLTEFPLMFCGLKHLDALDLSKNKLTCVPDGVVGLHVIELNLNQNQISAISDKMADCPRLKTLRLEENCLQLNAIPSRIFKESKISNITVEGNLFENKKIADIDGYEVYMERYTAVKKKMF; this is translated from the coding sequence atgaaaaaggAAATCATGGGTaacacagtaaaaataaaGCAGCATTATGAAACGGCGAAAAAAACAGGAATCCTAAATATATCCAACAGACAGATGATGGAAATCCCAGCGAACATGAAGCAACTATCGGAGATATTGCGTACGCTTGATTTGTCACAAAATAGTTTTAAGGTTTTGCCCGACGAGATAGGAATTTACTCGATCCTCAAGCAACTTAATTTGAGCCACAATAAACTACAAGGACTGCCGGAAACAATTGgtaatttagttaaattggAGATACTTAACGCTAGTTTTAATCAGCTTAAAAGTTTGCCGGAGAGTTTGTCTAATTTGTCGCATTTGAAGCAAGTTAATTTATCAGAGAACCAGCTGACGGAATTCCCGTTGATGTTTTGCGGACTGAAGCACCTAGATGCTCTGGACTTGTCTAAAAATAAGTTGACTTGTGTGCCAGACGGAGTTGTCGGGCTGCATGTTATCGAGTTAAACCTAAACCAAAATCAAATTTCGGCGATCTCCGACAAGATGGCCGACTGCCCGAGATTGAAGACTTTGAGGCTAGAAGAAAATTGTCTGCAACTTAACGCTATACCTTCGAGGATTTTTAAGGAGTCTAAAATTTCTAACATTACTGTAGAGGGTAATTTgtttgagaataaaaaaattgctgaTATAGATGGATACGAGGTCTACATGGAACGCTACACTgctgtcaaaaaaaaaatgttttaa
- the LOC123272683 gene encoding metal-response element-binding transcription factor 2 yields MSVPEDNLAMPDSTTREQRLGFSHGEDVLLQLKDGKFYLGTIVEVDLAQERCLVKFLDNTSSWSSVKELTKLGTPDSNVMCVLCKKFKPKPDNDIIVCDKCGRGYHQHCHKPQVTTEEANVDSHWKCKRCQENILKTTRDGPDPKNSMIKANIRKVCSGRDQPQPPPEDMTKLPYDPEMLSWDSHHRVNAEQIYCYCGLNGEWYTQMLQCARCKQWFHEKCVSCLTFPLYSGDRFYVFVCSTCNYGKEFVRRLELKWVDLVHLMLYNLTVYNAKKYYDLDSVIIPYAAENWNLLQLPPRIRDISAHMRREAILSILANNRTRFKCGREIKKRTTIWGLRVRLPPPCPVVNLPVTGIIDDSVLRRCWGANRRLQYLPPPGPVIFADSPSAINTTNQEATASVTETVSASDIVTMRTVLSKATDADQDTCPTPSTQNQSTESLRERYSGGGFVKKSFPFPKLNLQRRKRLMALNSTHERMLRKHKKRDKGCEDTKNQIVREARYKKARKLLKNAITKRKPLQRTPEVPDLPPTPPTSVSGPPTPPATTSAISELSVPSSVDLMLNLPQPSVTPADTSGDETSSRGTLDSFIPPPKDFEGKNNPFRNLSEMLSTPNISSASNLAPGTSSTPLPFHHHHHNYHNYQPPITLPLPLTPVIPHPPLIRPAKRQLSEKDIIIDRNGQVKRRRQHRRGRPPSQPQQFQATATASKTAAILPARNSEVKNDYVRNLRSSFNSSSSSSTSQIGSCVDYALNGRRLRQRGADKSAASPANAEAQKRNNLTMSMPSTSAASSSPKVSPIKQSTPDISMDDLKSSVNMYFGAANRIASGEKFGVKAKRISKSGQLQYLIEWEGPNT; encoded by the exons ATGTCGGTGCCAGAAGATAATTTGGCGATGCCAGACAGCACGACAAGGGAACAGCGTCTTGGTTTTTCTCACGGCGAGGACGTGCTGCTGCAGCTGAAAGATGGAAAGTTCTATCTCGGAACGATCGTTGAAGTGGACTTGGCGCAGGAGAGGTGCCTGGTGAAGTTCCTGGACAACACGTCCTCGTGGTCGAGTGTCAAGGAGCTGACCAAGTTGGGTACACCGGATTCAAATGTCATGTGTGTgttgtgtaaaaaatttaagcctAAGCCAGATAATGATATTATTGTTTGTGACAAATGCGGACGTGGTTACCATCAACACTGCCACAAG CCTCAAGTAACCACGGAAGAAGCCAACGTAGACTCACACTGGAAGTGCAAAAGATGCCAAGAAAATATACTCAAGACAACACGTGATGGTCCTGACCCAAAGAATTCCATGATCAAAGCTAACATTAGGAAAGTTTGCAGTGGAAGAGACCAACCTCAACCACCGCCTGAAGACATGACAAAATTACCTTATGAT CCTGAAATGTTGAGTTGGGATTCACATCATCGAGTAAACGCTGAACAAATATATTGCTACTGTGGACTAAATGGCGAGTGGTATACTCAAATGTTACAATGCGCTAGATGTAAACAGTGGTTTCATGAAAAATGTGTCAGCTGTTTGACGTTTCCTTTGTACAGTGGCGACAg gttttaTGTATTTGTGTGTTCAACGTGCAATTACGGAAAAGAATTTGTACGGCGACTGGAATTAAAATGGGTCGATCTCGTGCACCTGATGTTGTACAATTTGACCGTATATAATGCTAAAAAGTATTACGATTTGGACTCTGTCATCATACCGTACGCAGCTGAAAATTGGAACTTACTACAACTGCCACCAAGA atcaGAGATATCAGCGCCCATATGCGTAGAGAAGCTATACTCTCAATATTAGCGAACAATCGAACTAGATTTAAATGTGGGcgtgaaataaaaaaacgcACTACTATTTGGGGCTTGAGAGTAAGACTACCACCACCTTGTCCAGTTGTCAATTTACCAGTCACTGGAATAATTGATGACTCTGTTTTACGTCGTTGTTGGGGAGCGAATAGAAGACTGCAATATCTTCCACCTCCtgg ACCAGTGATATTTGCTGACAGCCCTAGCGCAATTAATACAACGAATCAAGAAGCTACTGCCTCGGTAACTGAAACTGTTAGCGCGTCAGATATTGTAACAATGCGAACAGTATTATCGAAAGCCACTGATGCTGATCAAGATACATGCCCAACTCCTAGTACACAGAATCAGTCGACAGAATCTCTCCGAGAAAG GTATAGCGGTGGTggttttgtaaaaaaatcattcccgttcccaaaattaaatttacaaagacGTAAAAGATTAATGGCATTGAATAGTACACATGAACGTATGCTAAGAAAGCATAAAAAGCGTGATAAAGGCTGTGAGGATACTAAAAATCAAATAGTACGTGAAGCGAGATATAAAAAAGCTagaaaattactcaaaaatgCCATCACTAAg agaaAACCACTCCAGCGTACTCCAGAAGTACCAGACTTACCACCAACACCACCAACATCGGTATCAGGACCACCTACACCTCCAGCAACAACTTCAGCAATCAGCGAGTTGTCAGTCCCGAGTTCCGTGGACTTAATGTTGAACCTTCCTCAGCCGTCAGTGACTCCAGCAGACACCAGCGGTGACGAGACCAGCTCTCGAGGGACCCTGGACTCCTTCATCCCCCCACCGAAAGACTTCGAGGGTAAAAACAACCCCTTCCGCAACCTCAGCGAGATGCTGAGCACGCCGAACATTTCCAGCGCTAGCAATTTAGCGCCAGGTACTTCAAGTACGCCGCTGCCCTTCCACCATCATCACCATAATTACCACAACTACCAACCACCGATCACACTTCCGCTTCCATTGACGCCAGTGATACCGCACCCGCCGCTGATTCGTCCAGCGAAGCGACAGCTCTCCGAAAAGGACATCATCATCGACCGGAACGGACAAGTAAAGCGACGTAGACAGCACCGTCGCGGCCGGCCTCCCTCTCAGCCTCAGCAGTTCCAAGCGACGGCGACTGCCAGCAAAACTGCTGCCATTCTACCGGCTCGCAACAGCGAAGTCAAGAATGACTATGTCCGGAACCTGAGGAGCTCCTTCAACAGTTCCTCCAGCAGCAGCACCAGCCAGATCGGCAGCTGCGTCGACTACGCTCTCAATGGCAGGAGGCTCAGACAGCGAGGCGCTGATAAATCCGCGGCCAGTCCTGCCAATGCTGAAGCCCAGAAGAGGAATAATTTGACCATGTCTATGCCCTCGACTTCAGCGGCTTCTTCCTCGCCAAAAGTTTCTCCGATTAAACAGTCGACTCCCGATATCTCGATGGACGACCTCAAGTCTTCGGTTAATATGTATTTCGGTGCGGCGAATCGCATCGCTTCTGGTGAAAAGTTCGGTGTTAAAGCTAAGAGAATAAGTAAAAGTGGTCAGTTGCAGTATCTCATCGAGTGGGAAGGCCCCAATACATAA
- the LOC123272954 gene encoding uncharacterized protein LOC123272954 — translation MNTAKVEKSKTLFLEYLDCLRTFVDTNKVLKLALKTDHSNPVILQLVNKRRIAVEKLLTTCNPMEEEFDLLWAFDYVEECQKYIDPIIKSMFLPWKHNETTLCDPNCERIFDDFRAVIRILRFETPVGTQSFFGELSPVKSDPGEDSNPKKTIQKFYMRTGQLY, via the exons atgaacacTGCAAag GTTGAAAAAAGTAAGACGCTGTTCCTTGAATATTTGGATTGTTTGCGGACGTTTGTTGATACCAACAAAGTCCTGAAATTGGCGTTGAAAACGGATCATAGCAACCCAGTAATTTTACAGCTGGTTAATAAACGAAGAATAGCTGTAGAAAAACTACTGACAACTTGTAATCCTATGGAAGAAGAATTTGATCTATTATGGGCATTCGATTACGTCGAGgaatgtcaaaaatatattgatcCTATCATTAAATCAATGTTCTTGCCTTGGAAACACAACGAAACAACCTTGTG tgaTCCCAACTGTGAACGAATATTTGATGATTTTCGGGCAGTAATTAGGATCTTAAGATTTGAAACACCCGTTGGCACGCAAAGTTTCTTCGGCGAGCTTTCACCTGTTAAATCAGACCCTGGAGAGGATTCAAATCCGAAGAAGaccattcaaaagttttatATGAGAACTGGTCAACTGTATTAG